The following are encoded together in the Bactrocera neohumeralis isolate Rockhampton chromosome 6, APGP_CSIRO_Bneo_wtdbg2-racon-allhic-juicebox.fasta_v2, whole genome shotgun sequence genome:
- the LOC126762648 gene encoding uncharacterized protein LOC126762648 isoform X2 yields the protein MSTIGDRVLNISLPKIGEKSLFTRDLEDALRNGGVDFVVHSLKDLPTALPTGMAIGAVLEREDARDALVLREEYKGHTIETLPKGCVIGTSSLRRTAQIRRQYPHLTICDIRGNLNTRLAKLDAANSKFAGIVLAQAGLVRMGWEQRISQVLEPTDLLYAVGQGALAVECRANDEEVLSMLQSLMCLSTTCRILAERSFLKTLGGGCSAPVAVWSNLDGDLTETNQNNCNSALSLVGAVWSLDGATEIRDKKACSFAVEEVKKADNNDNANLVEDSDDDSSDQPPTKRRRSNESSSPEQRHSPPVINDDAEIEKLTTAYSMGDIIEKHISLAKHCPVISADLHKIEMINNAENGNDTGNISANLDLRASGDSNANNPHCPLKMDVGQDFMGECPFVSKEEKITLATAGKCPVTKELVQKPKEETDNVVVAALPSTSKCPFASMHSTAKDNEFSSSAPDAAAGKCPFLQKTVKMFDYADEEKPQPKSIPVLIEDVDNLYCGLYQHACYNRELYKRSDALGQQLAEELIKKGALEVMKCAQAEIHSKA from the exons ATGTCAACGATAGGCGATCGTGTTCTCAATATATCACTGCCAAAAATAGGCGAGAAAAGCCTTTTCACACGTGATCTCGAAGACGCATTACGCAACGGTGGTGTAGATTTCGTTGTACATTCGCTTAAAGATCTACCCACCGCGCTTCCAACTGGTATGGCGATTGGTGCTGTGCTTGAACGTGAAGACGCTAGAGATGCTTTGGTGCTGCGTGAGGAATACAAGGGTCACACCATCGAAACATTGCCAAAGGGTTGTGTGATAG GCACTTCTTCGCTTCGACGCACAGCTCAAATCCGTCGGCAATATCCTCATCTAACCATTTGCGATATACGCGGTAATCTGAATACACGTCTTGCGAAATTGGATGCCGCTAATTCGAAATTCGCTGGCATAGTACTTGCACAAGCTGGCCTTGTACGCATGGGTTGGGAGCAGCGTATCAGTCAGGTACTAGAACCGACCGATTTGCTATATGCTGTCGGCCAAGGTGCCTTGGCTGTTGAATGTCGTGCGAATGATGAGGAAGTACTCTCAATGTTGCAGAGTTTGATGTGCCTGTCAACAACCTGTCGCATATTAGCCGAACGTAGCTTCCTCAAGACTTTAGGTGGTGGCTGCAGTGCTCCCGTAGCAGTTTGGAGTAATTTAGATGGTGATTTAACtgaaacaaatcaaaataactGTAACAGCGCTTTGTCTTTGGTGGGCGCCGTCTGGAGTTTGGATGGTGCTACCGAAATACGTGACAAGAAAGCCTGCAGCTTCGCCGTAGAAGAAGTGAAAAAAGCTGATAACAATGATAATGCTAATTTAGTTGAAGATAGCGACGACGATAGCAGTGATCAACCGCCTACTAAACGACGCCGAAGCAACGAGTCAAGCAGTCCGGAACAACGTCACAGTCCTCCAGTGATAAATGACGATgcagaaatagaaaagcttacAACCGCCTACAGCATGGGCGATATCATTGAAAAACACATAAGCTTAGCAAAACATTGCCCTGTCATTAGCGCTGATTTACACAAAATAGAAATGATAAACAATGCAGAAAATGGCAATGATACTGGAAATATTAGCGCAAACTTGGATTTGCGCGCTAGCGGCGACTCGAACGCTAACAATCCGCATTGCCCCTTAAAAATGGATGTAGGGCAAGATTTTATGGGCGAATGCCCATTTGTAAGTAAAGAAGAAAAGATTACATTGGCTACAGCGGGGAAATGTCCCGTTACCAAAGAACTCGTACAAAAACCGAAAGAAGAAACTGACAATGTTGTCGTTGCGGCCTTACCGTCTACCTCAAAATGCCCGTTCGCCAGTATGCACAGCACAGCGAAAGACAATGAGTTTTCAAGCAGTGCGCCAGACGCGGCAGCGGGCAAGTGTCCGTTCCTACAGAAAACTGTAAAAATGTTCGACTATGCTGATGAAGAGAAGCCACAACCGAAGTCGATTCCGGTGCTGATTGAAGATGTGGATAATCTCTACTGCGGTTTGTATCAGCATGCTTGTTACAATCGTGAATTGTATAAACGTAGTGATGCCTTGGGTCAACAATTGGCTGAGGAATTGATTAAAAAGGGTGCCTTAGAGGTTATGAAATGCGCGCAAGCGGAAATACATAGCAAAGCATAA
- the LOC126762646 gene encoding zinc finger protein CG2199, whose protein sequence is MSINHAFYIDMNFSEIIAARMKTCKLCKCKSESVFEPNEYILGTQISDVIKFIFSDQALEFPPKFFICSACAAALVQTEIVLKRLSEALPHSRNSGKLNLSNHKNDDNDEEPQTEQNGINESSKASASETFLKDWIFRCTHCEYTTRKPKLYKTHLTTRHELDNPRIYQCMYCSESYQRINAIQNHIGSIHENKPRQKRQRRKTIAFDSPSVLSSTTISKQVEINTPVGNINNETNGVDTNNDSYQADGSKNYEFTCSHCIYKTIFPKHFKRHLSVKHNIEDTRIYKCKRCPSTYARQFALNNHIAYEHENKPKPQRRKSVALEQSILYKDELIIPKEEMLDDNDDLRCEFCLYQAQDSKTLRNHMVLLHQTDNLIQNNNSNQKDNNYKNNVYSETTYDNQEEQQDHVFQEPFKKPRNQLSSSEISSSEWVFQCPRCDFECAKKKAFKAHLINEHGLYDNDIYKCLYCSSTYERYSSLQNHVAVSHSVDLTGIESDSSQDNVAKKQKLNGTANSTEKHTLENSSQEQTPSKKRRMEREKSKESCVVCGKLFSTVDKLRAHMDKHHGGDEIKKCPNCDAQFRSLEKYEAHLFSEKCLNTKLACQYPGCPKRFNRPSKMQQHMREKHPDVID, encoded by the exons ATGAGCATCAACCATGCTTTTTATATTGATAtgaatttttctgaaataattgCGGCCAGAATGAAAACGTGCAAGTTGTGTAAATGTAAATCCGAATCTGTTTTTGAGCCCAACGAATATATACTGGGCACACAAATTTCtgatgttataaaatttatatttagtgATCAG GCGTTGGAGTTTCcaccaaaatttttcatatgttCTGCATGTGCGGCGGCGTTGGTACAAACTGAAATTGTGCTAAAGCGACTTTCGGAGGCTTTGCCACACAGCAGAAATTCTGGAAAACTAAACTTATCTAATCATAAAAACGATGATAACGATGAGGAGCCTCAGACCGAACAGAATGGTATAAATGAAAGTAGCAAAGCTTCGGCATCTGAAACCTTTCTGAAGGATTGGATATTTCGCTGTACCCATTGCGAATACACTACCAGAAAGCCTAAATTGTACAAAACTCATTTAACAACTAGACATGAACTGGATAATCCACGCATTTACCAGTGTATGTATTGTTCGGAATCATATCAACGCATAAATGCCATACAAAATCACATCGGCAGCATACATGAAAATAAACCGCGTCAAAAACGTCAACGTCGAAAGACAATTGCATTTGATTCGCCAAGTGTATTAAGCAGTACAACCATCAGTAAACAGGTGGAAATTAACACTCCAGTTGGTAATATCAACAATGAAACAAATGGTGTTGATACAAATAATGATAGTTATCAAGCAGATGGCAGCAAAAACTATGAATTTACATGCAGTCACTGcatttataaaacaatatttccAAAACATTTCAAGCGGCACTTATCAGTTAAACATAATATTGAAGACACAAGAATTTATAAGTGCAAGCGATGTCCTAGTACGTATGCACGACAATTTGCTTTGAATAACCATATCGCTTacgaacatgaaaacaaacCTAAACCACAGCGCAGAAAGTCAGTAGCTTTAGAACAAAGTATATTATACAAAGACGAGTTGATAATACCTAAAGAAGAAATGTTGGATGATAATGACGACCTAAGATGTGAATTTTGCCTTTATCAAGCGCAAGACTCAAAAACGCTTCGAAATCATATGGTACTATTGCATCAAACTGATAATCTAATTCAAAACAATAACAGTAATCAAAAGgacaacaattataaaaataatgtctATTCGGAGACCACATATGATAATCAAGAAGAACAGCAAGATCATGTATTCCAAGAACCTTTTAAAAAACCACGTAATCAATTAAGTTCGAGTGAAATATCATCTTCAGAATGGGTTTTCCAATGCCCACGTTGTGATTTTGAATGCGCCAAAAAGAAAGCATTCAAAGCTCATTTAATTAATGAACATGGCTTATATGATAACGATATATATAAGTGTCTTTACTGTTCGTCAACATACGAACGTTATAGCTCGTTGCAGAATCATGTAGCAGTGAGTCATAGCGTTGATTTGACAGGAATAGAATCGGATTCTAGTCAAGATAACGttgcaaagaaacaaaaacttaaTGGAACTGCAAATAGTACAGAAAAACACACTCTTGAGAACAGCAGTCAGGAGCAAACGCCGTCAAAAAAACGTAGAATGGAACgagaaaaaagtaaagaatcTTGTGTTGTATGTGGCAAGCTTTTTTCCACCGTGGATAAATTGCGCGCTCATATGGACAAACATCATGGAGGCGACGAAATCAAAAAGTGTCCGAATTGTGATGCACAATTTCGTTCGTTGGAGAAGTACGAGGCACATCTGTTTAGCGAGAAATGTCTCAACACTAAGCTAGCCTGCCAATATCCTGGTTGTCCGAAACGTTTTAATAGACCatcaaaaatgcaacaacataTGCGTGAGAAACATCCCGATGTAATAGACTAA
- the LOC126762648 gene encoding porphobilinogen deaminase isoform X1, producing MTNHKDKTIRVGSRKSELALIQTKHVIARLQKLYPKKKFEIHTMSTIGDRVLNISLPKIGEKSLFTRDLEDALRNGGVDFVVHSLKDLPTALPTGMAIGAVLEREDARDALVLREEYKGHTIETLPKGCVIGTSSLRRTAQIRRQYPHLTICDIRGNLNTRLAKLDAANSKFAGIVLAQAGLVRMGWEQRISQVLEPTDLLYAVGQGALAVECRANDEEVLSMLQSLMCLSTTCRILAERSFLKTLGGGCSAPVAVWSNLDGDLTETNQNNCNSALSLVGAVWSLDGATEIRDKKACSFAVEEVKKADNNDNANLVEDSDDDSSDQPPTKRRRSNESSSPEQRHSPPVINDDAEIEKLTTAYSMGDIIEKHISLAKHCPVISADLHKIEMINNAENGNDTGNISANLDLRASGDSNANNPHCPLKMDVGQDFMGECPFVSKEEKITLATAGKCPVTKELVQKPKEETDNVVVAALPSTSKCPFASMHSTAKDNEFSSSAPDAAAGKCPFLQKTVKMFDYADEEKPQPKSIPVLIEDVDNLYCGLYQHACYNRELYKRSDALGQQLAEELIKKGALEVMKCAQAEIHSKA from the exons atacCATGTCAACGATAGGCGATCGTGTTCTCAATATATCACTGCCAAAAATAGGCGAGAAAAGCCTTTTCACACGTGATCTCGAAGACGCATTACGCAACGGTGGTGTAGATTTCGTTGTACATTCGCTTAAAGATCTACCCACCGCGCTTCCAACTGGTATGGCGATTGGTGCTGTGCTTGAACGTGAAGACGCTAGAGATGCTTTGGTGCTGCGTGAGGAATACAAGGGTCACACCATCGAAACATTGCCAAAGGGTTGTGTGATAG GCACTTCTTCGCTTCGACGCACAGCTCAAATCCGTCGGCAATATCCTCATCTAACCATTTGCGATATACGCGGTAATCTGAATACACGTCTTGCGAAATTGGATGCCGCTAATTCGAAATTCGCTGGCATAGTACTTGCACAAGCTGGCCTTGTACGCATGGGTTGGGAGCAGCGTATCAGTCAGGTACTAGAACCGACCGATTTGCTATATGCTGTCGGCCAAGGTGCCTTGGCTGTTGAATGTCGTGCGAATGATGAGGAAGTACTCTCAATGTTGCAGAGTTTGATGTGCCTGTCAACAACCTGTCGCATATTAGCCGAACGTAGCTTCCTCAAGACTTTAGGTGGTGGCTGCAGTGCTCCCGTAGCAGTTTGGAGTAATTTAGATGGTGATTTAACtgaaacaaatcaaaataactGTAACAGCGCTTTGTCTTTGGTGGGCGCCGTCTGGAGTTTGGATGGTGCTACCGAAATACGTGACAAGAAAGCCTGCAGCTTCGCCGTAGAAGAAGTGAAAAAAGCTGATAACAATGATAATGCTAATTTAGTTGAAGATAGCGACGACGATAGCAGTGATCAACCGCCTACTAAACGACGCCGAAGCAACGAGTCAAGCAGTCCGGAACAACGTCACAGTCCTCCAGTGATAAATGACGATgcagaaatagaaaagcttacAACCGCCTACAGCATGGGCGATATCATTGAAAAACACATAAGCTTAGCAAAACATTGCCCTGTCATTAGCGCTGATTTACACAAAATAGAAATGATAAACAATGCAGAAAATGGCAATGATACTGGAAATATTAGCGCAAACTTGGATTTGCGCGCTAGCGGCGACTCGAACGCTAACAATCCGCATTGCCCCTTAAAAATGGATGTAGGGCAAGATTTTATGGGCGAATGCCCATTTGTAAGTAAAGAAGAAAAGATTACATTGGCTACAGCGGGGAAATGTCCCGTTACCAAAGAACTCGTACAAAAACCGAAAGAAGAAACTGACAATGTTGTCGTTGCGGCCTTACCGTCTACCTCAAAATGCCCGTTCGCCAGTATGCACAGCACAGCGAAAGACAATGAGTTTTCAAGCAGTGCGCCAGACGCGGCAGCGGGCAAGTGTCCGTTCCTACAGAAAACTGTAAAAATGTTCGACTATGCTGATGAAGAGAAGCCACAACCGAAGTCGATTCCGGTGCTGATTGAAGATGTGGATAATCTCTACTGCGGTTTGTATCAGCATGCTTGTTACAATCGTGAATTGTATAAACGTAGTGATGCCTTGGGTCAACAATTGGCTGAGGAATTGATTAAAAAGGGTGCCTTAGAGGTTATGAAATGCGCGCAAGCGGAAATACATAGCAAAGCATAA
- the LOC126762654 gene encoding oocyte zinc finger protein XlCOF15-like → MLHCSEFEYENENFANTTAFDVDIELLDDKGTAESVEKPTIIRRSKGRPPKRYDFQFKCEQCDFVSAYAKYFRTHMSQTHKDESMRIFKCTQCPEAYVEERFLQEHVKYLHDCVPRQPKFICAKCGKGFPKQSHLTRHSYVHDPAKKPFLCDRCPKRFTSQSTLDRHIEAKHIEQKAHTCADCGKAFGHIYGLKAHRMRLHKMKVE, encoded by the coding sequence ATGTTGCACTGTAGCGAGTTcgaatatgaaaatgaaaactttgCAAACACTACAGCTTTCGATGTTGATATTGAATTGCTCGACGATAAGGGTACTGCTGAATCTGTCGAAAAACCTACTATTATTAGAAGAAGTAAGGGCCGCCCACCCAAACGTTACGATTTCCAATTCAAATGCGAACAATGTGACTTTGTTAGCGCCTATGCAAAGTATTTTCGTACTCATATGTCTCAAACACATAAAGATGAATCAATGCGTATATTCAAATGTACACAATGCCCTGAAGCATATGTGGAGGAGCGTTTTCTACAAGAGCATGTGAAATATTTACACGATTGTGTGCCACGTCAACCGAAGTTCATCTGCGCCAAGTGTGGTAAAGGATTTCCAAAACAATCACATCTCACGCGACATTCCTATGTTCATGATCCAGCGAAGAAACCTTTTCTATGCGATCGCTGTCCTAAGCGGTTCACAAGCCAGTCCACGTTAGATCGTCACATTGAAGCGAAACATATTGAGCAGAAAGCGCATACTTGTGCAGATTGCGGAAAGGCTTTTGGTCATATTTACGGCCTAAAAGCACACAGAATGCGTTTGCACAAAATGAAGGTTGAATAG